Proteins encoded within one genomic window of Nitrospirota bacterium:
- the uvrC gene encoding excinuclease ABC subunit UvrC: MDFTNKLRQAPTSPGIYIMKGAKEKTIYVGKAKNLSNRLRSYFQKSAALDNRKAKMVEEIRDFEYIVTENEIEALALEANFIKQFKPKFNIILRDDKNYPYLKLTLNETWPRLEVVRKIDKDGSLYFGPYVVSGIMREMLKFIEHSFPIRPCRYNLDKPMRPCVQHQMSKCLAPCDKSRRSDKDHDLYMKTVNEVKFFLMGEKKELLSSLHHRMASLSGEQRYEEAAQVRDTLSNIERAWESQRVIAPELGDMDVIGLFKEDNEALVFMLFIRHGQVIGQKDFFLKNTDDIEEAELISSFIEQFYSKELIIPPRIVIPINADLKVEKEWLTNKRGKAVSLSYARGEHEKKVLNMANENALFALSKHKDRKVDTTLLSLKELLKLKNLPQRIEAVDISNISGSEAVGAFVVWEDGEFIKDDYRAYKIRTVKGIDDFAMMEEVIKRHMKAFAEEDREMPQLILIDGGKGQLKSAMNAMKELDVSFDIAAIAKAKTVKDKQEPDRIFLPGRRDAIPLDPFMPSTHLLQRIRDEVHRFVITFHKKLRTKRTLRSPLEDIKGIGKTRRLALLRHFGGLDAIRKASVEEIAGLKGMNRKIAELIKTSLKQSPL, encoded by the coding sequence ATGGATTTCACAAACAAACTCCGTCAGGCCCCCACTTCTCCCGGCATCTATATAATGAAAGGGGCGAAGGAGAAGACGATCTATGTCGGAAAGGCGAAGAACCTCAGCAACAGGCTCAGGTCATACTTTCAGAAGTCCGCGGCGCTTGATAACCGCAAGGCTAAGATGGTCGAGGAGATCAGGGACTTTGAATATATCGTTACGGAGAACGAGATAGAGGCGCTTGCGCTTGAGGCAAACTTCATAAAGCAGTTCAAGCCGAAGTTCAACATAATCCTGCGCGACGACAAGAACTACCCGTACCTCAAGCTCACTTTGAACGAGACATGGCCGAGGCTCGAAGTCGTTAGAAAGATAGATAAGGACGGTTCGCTCTATTTCGGCCCGTATGTAGTTTCAGGAATTATGCGGGAGATGCTCAAGTTCATAGAGCACAGCTTTCCGATCAGGCCCTGCAGGTATAATCTTGATAAACCTATGAGGCCATGTGTCCAGCACCAGATGTCCAAATGCCTCGCGCCATGCGACAAGTCAAGGCGCTCAGACAAAGACCATGACCTTTATATGAAGACGGTGAATGAGGTGAAGTTCTTTCTCATGGGCGAGAAGAAGGAGCTCTTATCAAGCCTTCATCACAGGATGGCGTCCCTTTCCGGCGAGCAGAGGTATGAAGAGGCAGCGCAGGTCAGGGATACTTTGAGCAATATAGAAAGGGCATGGGAGTCGCAGCGCGTCATCGCACCGGAGCTTGGAGATATGGACGTCATCGGACTCTTCAAGGAAGATAACGAGGCGCTCGTCTTTATGCTCTTTATAAGGCACGGACAGGTCATAGGGCAGAAAGACTTCTTCCTGAAGAACACAGACGACATTGAGGAGGCCGAACTTATATCAAGCTTCATTGAGCAGTTCTATTCAAAGGAGTTAATCATCCCGCCGAGGATAGTCATTCCAATCAATGCTGACCTTAAGGTTGAGAAAGAGTGGCTTACTAATAAGAGGGGCAAAGCTGTCAGCCTCTCATACGCAAGAGGAGAGCACGAAAAGAAGGTGCTCAATATGGCAAATGAGAACGCACTATTTGCGCTTAGCAAACACAAAGACAGGAAGGTTGACACAACGCTTCTCTCTCTGAAAGAGCTTCTGAAATTAAAGAATCTCCCGCAAAGGATAGAGGCGGTCGATATATCAAACATCTCAGGCTCTGAGGCGGTCGGCGCTTTTGTGGTGTGGGAGGACGGCGAGTTTATCAAAGACGATTACAGGGCCTATAAGATAAGAACTGTGAAAGGCATCGATGACTTTGCGATGATGGAGGAAGTTATCAAAAGGCATATGAAGGCCTTTGCAGAAGAAGACAGAGAGATGCCGCAGCTTATACTTATTGACGGCGGCAAGGGACAGCTTAAGTCTGCGATGAACGCAATGAAAGAGCTTGACGTTTCTTTTGATATAGCCGCAATAGCAAAGGCAAAGACCGTTAAAGATAAACAGGAGCCGGACAGAATATTTTTGCCCGGCAGGAGAGACGCTATCCCATTAGACCCTTTCATGCCGTCAACTCATCTTCTTCAGAGAATACGCGATGAGGTTCACCGTTTTGTAATAACCTTTCATAAGAAACTCCGGACAAAGAGGACGCTCAGATCCCCGCTTGAAGATATAAAGGGCATCGGCAAGACAAGAAGGCTTGCGCTCCTGAGGCATTTCGGCGGCCTTGATGCGATAAGAAAGGCATCGGTTGAAGAGATAGCCGGGCTGAAGGGGATGAACAGGAAGATTGCGGAGCTGATAAAGACATCACTCAAACAATCCCCTCTTTGA
- a CDS encoding YkgJ family cysteine cluster protein, whose protein sequence is MSKTRKANKTFYKDGIRFECRGSGRCCTSRGVYGFIYLNLEERRRLAEHLGTSTLQFTKRYCDKLHGYFHLKEPDKDCRFLIDKKCTVYEARPLQCRTWPFWPENMNAKAWESEVAPFCAGVGKGRLYTAEEIKEILDKHKE, encoded by the coding sequence ATGAGCAAGACAAGGAAAGCAAATAAAACATTCTACAAAGACGGAATCCGCTTTGAATGCCGGGGCTCGGGAAGATGCTGCACATCAAGGGGTGTCTATGGATTTATATATCTCAACCTTGAAGAGAGAAGGCGGCTTGCGGAGCATCTCGGAACCTCCACGCTTCAGTTCACAAAAAGATACTGTGACAAACTGCACGGCTATTTCCATCTCAAAGAGCCGGACAAAGACTGCCGTTTTCTTATAGATAAAAAGTGCACGGTCTATGAGGCGCGGCCGCTTCAGTGCAGAACATGGCCCTTCTGGCCTGAGAATATGAATGCCAAGGCATGGGAGAGTGAGGTAGCGCCGTTCTGCGCCGGGGTTGGAAAGGGAAGGCTTTATACTGCCGAAGAGATCAAAGAGATACTTGATAAACATAAGGAATAG
- a CDS encoding NAD(P)/FAD-dependent oxidoreductase — translation MLRLTELKLPFDHPVEELRAAIIRRLGISDADLINYTIFRRGVDARKPYAILFVYTLDIEVRNEAVVLERFNKDPHLRQAPDISYHFVAHAPKTPSSRPVIVGTGPAGLFAGLILAQSGFRPLILERGKAVRERTKDTFELWRKGVLHPESNVQFGEGGAGTFSDGKLHTQIRDPKHYGRKVLEEFVKAGAPPEILYVSKPHIGTFRLVGIVEKMRATIQSLGGEIRFESRVDDIKIKDGQVSGVTLAGGEDIATDHLILAIGHSARDTFEMIHRNGIYIEPKPFSIGLRIEHPQSLIDQNRHGKSVNNPLLGAADYKLVYHASNGRSVYTFCMCPGGKVVAAASEPGRVVTNGMSQYSRNDSNANSAIVVGISPEDYPDGPLGGMEFQRFWESRAFELGGSNYQAPAQLVGDFLACLPAGKPSTKLGTVQPSYAPGVHLCDLNTALPDYAVAAIREALPAFAKQIKGFDLVDAVLTGVETRTSSPIRIKRNDDDLQSVNTKGLYPAGEGAGYAGGILSSAVDGIKVAEAVALSMMG, via the coding sequence TTGTTAAGACTGACTGAACTCAAACTCCCGTTCGATCATCCTGTAGAAGAGCTAAGAGCTGCTATTATCAGGAGGCTCGGCATCTCTGATGCTGACCTTATTAACTACACTATCTTTCGGCGGGGCGTTGATGCGCGCAAACCGTACGCAATTTTATTCGTATATACGCTGGATATTGAAGTTCGCAATGAAGCAGTGGTGCTTGAGAGGTTCAATAAAGATCCGCATCTCAGGCAAGCTCCGGACATCAGTTATCATTTTGTCGCTCATGCTCCCAAGACACCCTCTTCACGTCCGGTCATAGTCGGCACAGGGCCCGCCGGGCTCTTCGCAGGGCTGATACTCGCGCAGTCAGGTTTTCGTCCGCTGATACTGGAGCGGGGCAAGGCAGTTCGCGAGCGCACTAAAGACACTTTTGAGCTTTGGCGCAAGGGCGTACTTCATCCGGAATCTAATGTGCAGTTTGGCGAAGGCGGGGCAGGGACATTCTCTGACGGCAAGCTGCATACACAGATCAGAGATCCGAAGCATTATGGCAGAAAAGTGTTAGAGGAATTCGTCAAGGCAGGCGCGCCTCCTGAGATACTTTATGTGAGCAAACCCCACATCGGCACATTCCGCCTCGTCGGGATAGTTGAGAAGATGCGGGCGACAATACAATCTCTGGGCGGCGAGATCCGCTTTGAGAGCCGTGTGGACGACATTAAGATCAAGGACGGACAGGTGAGTGGCGTGACACTGGCAGGTGGTGAAGATATCGCAACCGATCATCTCATACTCGCGATCGGGCACAGCGCGCGCGACACCTTTGAGATGATCCATAGAAATGGTATTTATATCGAGCCTAAACCTTTCTCTATCGGATTGCGTATCGAGCATCCGCAGTCGCTCATAGACCAAAACCGCCATGGCAAGAGCGTAAACAACCCTCTTCTCGGGGCAGCAGATTATAAACTGGTTTATCACGCAAGCAACGGCCGTTCGGTCTACACCTTCTGCATGTGCCCCGGAGGAAAGGTAGTTGCGGCAGCCTCTGAACCCGGTCGGGTTGTGACAAACGGCATGAGCCAATATTCGCGCAATGACAGCAACGCAAACAGCGCCATAGTTGTGGGCATCTCACCTGAGGACTATCCGGACGGCCCGCTTGGGGGTATGGAGTTTCAAAGGTTCTGGGAATCGCGCGCATTTGAACTTGGCGGAAGCAATTACCAGGCGCCTGCGCAACTTGTCGGTGATTTTCTGGCCTGCCTACCGGCAGGCAAACCTTCTACCAAATTAGGCACGGTGCAGCCCTCATACGCACCCGGTGTTCATCTCTGCGATCTAAACACAGCCCTGCCGGATTACGCTGTGGCTGCGATACGCGAGGCTTTGCCTGCATTCGCAAAACAGATCAAAGGATTTGATCTTGTAGATGCCGTGCTGACCGGGGTTGAGACGCGAACCTCTTCGCCGATACGTATCAAACGGAATGACGATGACCTGCAAAGCGTAAACACAAAAGGCTTATATCCCGCAGGAGAAGGCGCAGGTTATGCGGGCGGAATACTCTCTTCTGCCGTGGATGGGATCAAGGTTGCGGAGGCAGTTGCCTTGAGCATGATGGGCTGA